GTTGAAGCGGATGCCCAAGCTGTTGACACCATTTCACTGATAGTTAAATTAGAATTTAAAATTTGGGTCTTTAACTTAGCAATATCTTGATCATTGATTACTGGATGATCCACCTCAGGAATTGGATCTTGCCAAATAAAATTTTCCTGAGGGTATTCGGGACCTAAATATGTAGTATTTGGACCCATATCTCTGTGTGTTAATTTGAACCAAGCCCTTGCAAATGCATCATTGAAAAGTGCGGGGTTTTCCAAAAACTTTCGAGATATTTTTGCATAGGCAGGATCTTCTCTCAAAGATAAGTCAGTGGTAAACATAGTCGGTTTCAGCTTTTTCGTTGAGTCGAAAGCATCTGGAACCATCACTTTCGGATCTTTTGCTACCCACTGATGTGCCCCCGCTGGACTTTTAGTTAATTCCCATTCATTTTCAAATAGACTCATCAAATACCCATGACTCCATTTTGCTGGAGTATTAGTCCATGTCACCTCTAAACCAGAAGTTATTGCATCAGTTCCTTTTCCTGATTTGTAAGTGCTTTTCCAACCAAAACCCTGCTCTTCCATATCTGCGGCAGCTGGAGCAGCACCTACATTATCCGCTGGTCCGGCACCATGAGCTTTTCCTAGCGTATGTCCGCCCGCTATAAGAGCAACGGTTTCTTCATCATTCATTCCCATTCTGCCAAAAGTTTCACGGATGTCATGCGCTGCTGCTATTGGATCAGGATTCCCATTAGGACCCTCAGGGTTTACATATATCAATCCCATTTGAACTGCTGCCAAGGGATCTTCTAGTTCTCTGTCTCCAGAATAACGGTCTTCATCACTTAACCATTTCTGCTCAGAACCCCAATAAACATCTAACTCCGGTTCATAAACATCTTCTCGACCACCAGCAAACCCAATGGTTTTGAAACCCATATCTTCTAAGGCCACATTTCCTGTTAAAATCATCAAATCAGCCCAAGAGATTTTATTACCGTACTTTTGTTTTACAGGCCACATTAATCTTCTTGCTTTATCAAGATTTCCATTATCTGGCCAGCTATTTAAAGGTGCAAATCTCTGTTGACCTGATCTTGAACCTCCTCGACCATCGCCAGTTCTATAAGTACCAGCACTGTGCCAAGCCATGCGAATCATAAATGGCCCATAATGTCCATAATCTGCAGGCCACCAGTCTTTTGAGTCTTTTAGGGTTTTGGCGATATCTTCTTTTAGAGCATAGTAATCAAGACTAGCGAATGCTTCTTTATAGTCAAAATCCTCATTCATAGGAGTCGACATATTAGAATTCTGTCTTAATATACTTAAATCTAATCTGTTGGGCCACCAATCATTTAATTGACTGGCTTTCATTGCCGTTTCGCTCTTTTTCGTTGCACCGGAATATCCGTCTGCCTCAGCAGTAGTGTCTTCACCATTCTGACATGCTGTAAACATGAATCCTATGATGAATAATGGGAGTATTGGAATTAGTTTTTTCATATATAAGTGATTAAAAAATTAAACTTAAAGCAATATTAAACTAATAATTTGATGTGCATACAATAAATTACAATGATTATATAAATATCAATATAGATAAAATCAATTGTTACTAATAAATTAGTCTTAAATAATGGACTGTTGTACTATGTAATTAGAAATACTGAAAATGAGAGCTCTCAAATGAAGATTATTAAAACAGATAATAAGTTTGAACCCGTCATTTCAACACTATAAAGAACTTCTTAATTAAAACGCATTTTTAATCTCTTTGGTGCTTGTTAAAGGCCATGATTAATAACTATTCTCATCAATTTTTACCTTACCCCTAAAGGTCCAGAAAACAAAGCCCGTATAAATACCGACAAGAGGTACCGCTATAAATGCTATATTCAACATATAGCCCAATGACTTTTCCGAAGCTGAAGCATTATAGAGTGTTAAACTGTAACTAGGGTCTATGGTCGAATGCAACATATTAGGGAATAATCCCACAGCTCCTATTACTAAAAGCGCAGATATAACTCCTGTTGATGAGATAAATGCGAGGCCATAGTTCTGCTTACTTACTTGCCTTGGAATATTTGCCATCAAAAGCACCAAAACTACTGGGAGAAAAAACAACCATTCCTGTGCTTTGATATGCTCTGTAAGGTGAGGGACATATAACAAAGTATAGAAACTTAATAAAAGTGCTGATAGAATAAAAAAGACTGTGCTATTCTTGATGATTGTGGTTAACTGCTGATACAGTAGTCCTTCAGTCTTCATTCCCAAATACAAAGCCCCATGCAACATAAAAAGCGCCAAGGCTGTAACTCCGGTCAACAAGGAAAATGGGTTTATAAAATTGAAATCTGTACTATGAGTAAATTCACCGGTTGCATCAATGGGTAAACCTTGTAGCACATTTCCTAAGACCATTCCTAAAGCAACAGCCATTATAATACTGGAAACAGAGAAGGCTATATCCCAAGTTTGACGCCACCAGTTCATTTCTTCTTTACCCCTAAATTCTATTGAAATGGCTCGAAAAATAATCATCACCAAAAACAATATTAAAGGAATGTACAAACCAGAAAAAAGTGTTGCATAAACCGGAGGAAAAGCAGCAAAAAGGACCCCTCCTGTTATGACAAGCCAGACCTCATTTCCATCCCATACAGGACCAATAGCATTCAGTGCAATTTTCCGGTTTTCTTTTTTTCCAAGGAAAAGATGAATAGCTCCTACTCCCATATCAAAACCATCTAAAATAGCATAGCCAGTCACAACTGCTCCTAGAAGTAAAAACCACCAAATATTGTATTCTATACCTATAAAAGTTTCCATGATATATAGTTCGTTTTATATGGTTATGTTAACCTTCATTTAAAAATCCTAAGTAAAATCAGGCACAGAAGAAGACTGCTGTGGTCTCTGATCTTCCATTTTTTCATCATAGGGTCCATGTTGAATCTTCTTATTTAATAAATAGATAAACAATAGAAACAGCAACAGATAGACAAAGAAAAATAATATCAGTGAGAACCAAATTTGATTAGCTGTTACTGCCTGAGAGAGCGCATCGGATGTTTTTAGTAGTCCATAAACTACCCAAGGCTGACGCCCCATCTCTGCTGCAAACCAGCCTACCTGGTTGGCAATCTGAGGTAAGAATACTGCCCAAACAAATACCCACATCAACCATCGATACTCAAAAAGTTTTCCTCTCCACCAGAGAAATCCTGCAAATAGACTTAAGCCTATCAAGATCATCCCAATTGCAACCATGATATGGTAAAACTGAAATACAGCATTCACTTGAGTGGGAATTTCATCTTCTGGAAAAGCATCCAATCCCTTCACGGGTGTGGTTAAGTCTTGATGAATTAGAAAGGTTAAGCCTTTCGGGATTTTTAAGCCTACCACTTCTTTACTTTTGTGATCTACCCAACCAAAAAGATACAGATCAGCTACTTCATTTTCAGGATAATGTCCTTCGAAAGCCGCTAATTTTGCCGGTTGATTAACTGCCACCCCATCTGCTGACTGATGGCCAGTCAATAATTGCCCAATTGAAGAAACCATTGCTAAGACTAAGGCAATTTTGAAGGCTGGTTTCGCAATTTCTAAAAATTTCCCTTTCAGAATGTAATAAGCATTTACAGAAAGTACCAAAAATGCACCCGCTAAAAAGGCTCCAATAATAACATGAGAAAGCCTGTCAACCGAAGAAGGGTTAAACACCATTGCCCAGAAATCTGTGATCTCTGCTTTTTGGTTTAGACCCTCTCCTACAATCTTATACCCTGCAGGCGTTTGCTGCCAGCTGTTGGCTACAACTATCCATACTGCAGAGAACATAGATCCTAAAGCAACTCCTATAGTCGAAATAAAGTGAACAACTGGTTTTACTCTATTCCAACCAAACAGAAGAACTCCAAGAAATCCTGATTCTAATGCAAATGCAAATAAGCCTTCAGCAGCTAAAGCAGAACCAAAAATATCACCAACATAGCGGGAGTAAGTAGCCCAATTTGTACCAAATTCAAATTCCATTACGATCCCTGTAGCTACTCCAATTCCAAAAATAAGTGCAAATATCTTGACCCAGAAACGAGTCATTTTATGATAAATCTCATTTTTCGTTCTCAGATACATCCCTTCCATAATAACCAAAATCACCCCTAAACCTATACTTAAAGGCGGGTAGATATAATGGAAGGCAATTGTAAAAGCAAACTGGACGCGAGCTAGAATTTCGGTTTCCATAATTGATAGTATTAATTTATTACTTTTCGGCTATAAGTCTGATAACATCAGCTTTTCCCTGGTGAA
This is a stretch of genomic DNA from Marivirga harenae. It encodes these proteins:
- the katG gene encoding catalase/peroxidase HPI, coding for MKKLIPILPLFIIGFMFTACQNGEDTTAEADGYSGATKKSETAMKASQLNDWWPNRLDLSILRQNSNMSTPMNEDFDYKEAFASLDYYALKEDIAKTLKDSKDWWPADYGHYGPFMIRMAWHSAGTYRTGDGRGGSRSGQQRFAPLNSWPDNGNLDKARRLMWPVKQKYGNKISWADLMILTGNVALEDMGFKTIGFAGGREDVYEPELDVYWGSEQKWLSDEDRYSGDRELEDPLAAVQMGLIYVNPEGPNGNPDPIAAAHDIRETFGRMGMNDEETVALIAGGHTLGKAHGAGPADNVGAAPAAADMEEQGFGWKSTYKSGKGTDAITSGLEVTWTNTPAKWSHGYLMSLFENEWELTKSPAGAHQWVAKDPKVMVPDAFDSTKKLKPTMFTTDLSLREDPAYAKISRKFLENPALFNDAFARAWFKLTHRDMGPNTTYLGPEYPQENFIWQDPIPEVDHPVINDQDIAKLKTQILNSNLTISEMVSTAWASASTYRNSDRRGGANGAHIQLAPMKDWEVNNPEQLQKVLSTLKGIQEEFHKKSGAKKVSLADLIVLAGAAGIEEAAQNAGYVVNVPFTPGRMDAKQEQVDIESMNLLEPMADGFRNYLKTRYSVSTEELLIDKAQLLTLTPPEMTVLLGGMRALGANYNSSKHGVFSDKNEQLTNDFFVNLLDMSTEWEATDDTKEQFIGKDRNSGEQKYTATRADLVFGSHSELRALAEVYAQADSKEMFVNDFVAAWDKVMKLDRFDLVYQ
- the cydB gene encoding cytochrome d ubiquinol oxidase subunit II, which produces METFIGIEYNIWWFLLLGAVVTGYAILDGFDMGVGAIHLFLGKKENRKIALNAIGPVWDGNEVWLVITGGVLFAAFPPVYATLFSGLYIPLILFLVMIIFRAISIEFRGKEEMNWWRQTWDIAFSVSSIIMAVALGMVLGNVLQGLPIDATGEFTHSTDFNFINPFSLLTGVTALALFMLHGALYLGMKTEGLLYQQLTTIIKNSTVFFILSALLLSFYTLLYVPHLTEHIKAQEWLFFLPVVLVLLMANIPRQVSKQNYGLAFISSTGVISALLVIGAVGLFPNMLHSTIDPSYSLTLYNASASEKSLGYMLNIAFIAVPLVGIYTGFVFWTFRGKVKIDENSY
- a CDS encoding cytochrome ubiquinol oxidase subunit I — its product is METEILARVQFAFTIAFHYIYPPLSIGLGVILVIMEGMYLRTKNEIYHKMTRFWVKIFALIFGIGVATGIVMEFEFGTNWATYSRYVGDIFGSALAAEGLFAFALESGFLGVLLFGWNRVKPVVHFISTIGVALGSMFSAVWIVVANSWQQTPAGYKIVGEGLNQKAEITDFWAMVFNPSSVDRLSHVIIGAFLAGAFLVLSVNAYYILKGKFLEIAKPAFKIALVLAMVSSIGQLLTGHQSADGVAVNQPAKLAAFEGHYPENEVADLYLFGWVDHKSKEVVGLKIPKGLTFLIHQDLTTPVKGLDAFPEDEIPTQVNAVFQFYHIMVAIGMILIGLSLFAGFLWWRGKLFEYRWLMWVFVWAVFLPQIANQVGWFAAEMGRQPWVVYGLLKTSDALSQAVTANQIWFSLILFFFVYLLLFLLFIYLLNKKIQHGPYDEKMEDQRPQQSSSVPDFT